CCGAGCAACAGCGCATCGGGCGGCAGCAACAGCCGGTCGCAAGGACCGCGGCCGACATAGGTCGTCATTTCGGGCGACACGATCACTGGATGCTTTGACGGCATGGCACGATTCTCCCTGACGCCTTCTCTAGACCTATCTTATAGCTCTGACAATACCTATCTGATAGGTTCCGGCGCGCGGCGCATCGCAAGCAGAAAGGCGAAGAATGACAGCGCGCTGACGATGACGCCGACGAGCGCGAGCGCCTCTGCAAGCATGGTCTCTCCGCCCATCAACGCGCTGACACGCGTCACCACCCACGGCGCGAGGCCGAAGCCGATCAGCCCCGCTATCGCGATGAAGGCACCGATGCACAGGCCGCGAAGCTCGTTGGGAAGCAGCACGGTGAGCGCCACCGACACGACGAGCCCCGTCACTGCGCCGCACAGCGACATCACGCCGAGCGCGACCGCCAGGCCCGTCACGCTTGGCATTAGCGGGAACATCGCGGCGGGAACACCGATCCCCGCCGCGATGACCGCGCCCAGAAGAATGCCGCCGCGGCGGCGGCTTCTCTGTCCGATATCGGCCGAGAGCCCGCCCAGCACCGCGCCCGCAACGCCGGTGCCGAACATCAGCGCGCCGACCCAGCTCGCGAACTGCTGCGGTTGCAGCCCAAAGTCGCGCGACAATACGGGCGCGACCCAGACGGTCGCCGCGACATCGGCCATCACGACCGCGACCTGCCCGGCAAAAAGCGGCCCGAGAAATGCGCGGCGCGCCCAAAGTTCGGCGGCGACGACGCGGAACGGCGCATCGGGGCTGGCCTCGACCTCGCGCCGCGCCGGTTCGCGCAGGAACAGCAAGGGCAACAGGCACAGCGCGCTGATCGCAGCGAGCAGCACATGCGCTCCGCGCCATGGCGCGAGCCCGGCAAGCCAGCCCGGCGCAGAAAAATCGGCGAGTAGCCCGAACAGCCAGCCGGTGAGCGCAAAACCGAGCGCGACGCCCAGCGCCTTGCCCAGATTGACGATCAACATCGCGCGGCCGCGCTGTTCTGGCGCGCAAAAATCGGCGCAGAGCGAGAGTGCCGCGGTCAGCGATCCGGTCGACCCGATGCCGACGAGCATCCGCGCGGCAGTGAGCAACCCAGCGCTCGGCGCAAAGGCCGTGAGCAAGGTTCCCAGTGTCCAGAGCAGCGCGAGTCCGATCGTAAGCCGCACGCGGTTGCGCCGGTCGACGAGGATGCCGATCGGGATCGAGAAGAGCACCATAGGCACCGCAGCGCCGAGCCCCTGGATCAGCGCCAGCGCATCGTCGCTCAATGCGAGTTCGGCCTTGGCGCTTTCCTGGATCGTCCCGAAGCTGCCGAGCGCGGTGAAGCCCATCGTCGTTACCAGCGCGAGCAACAGCAGCGGGACGAGCGTCGCGGGCGCGGTCAAACGCGGGGCGGGCGCGCCGAGCGGTTCAGCGTGCGTCGCCATCACAGCGAAAAAATCTTGCCGGGGTTGAGCAGGTTCTGCGGATCGAGCGCGCGCTTGATCATCCGCATCTGTTCGACCGCATCGCCGAGTTCGGCGACGAGCCACTCCTGCTTGCCGATCCCGATGCCATGTTCGCCCGTGCACGTCCCGTCCATTGCGAGCGCGCGTTCGACGATGCGGGCGTTGATCGCCTCGACCTCCGCCATTTCGTCGGGCGCGTCGGGATCGATCGAAAAGATGACGTGAAAATTGCCGTCGCCGACATGGCCGAGGATCGTCGCGGGCACGCTCGACTGGTCGAGGTCGATGTGCGTTTGCGCGATACATTCGGCAAGGCGGCTGATCGGCACGCACACGTCGGTCGCCCATCCGATCGCGCCCGCGCGCATGTTGACCGCGGCATAATAGGCCTCGTGCCGCGCGCGCCACAGCTTGGTGCGTTCTTCGGGCAGGTTCGACCAGCTGAACGCGCTGCCGCCATTGGCTTCGGCGAGCGCCTTCACCGTTTCGACCTGTTCGGCGACGTTCGCGGCGCTGCCGTGAAACTCGAAAAAGAGCGTCGGGGCTTCAGGATAGTCGAGTTTCGACCAGCGGTTGACCGCGACCATCTGCTTTTTGTCGAGGATCTCGACGCGCGCGAGAGGAACCGCGCACTGGATCGACTGGACGACGGTATCGACCGCGCCGCCCAATGTATCGAAGCTGCACACCGCCGCCGAAATCGTATCGGGAACCGGATGCAGCCGCAGCGTCACTTCGGTGATGATCCCAAGCGTGCCTTCCGAACCGACATAAAGCCGCGTCAGATCATATCCCGCCGCCGACTTGCGCGCGCGGCGCGCGGTGCGGATCACCTTGCCCTGCGGCGTCACGATTTCGAGGCTGAGCACCGCATCCTTCATCGTGCCATAGCGCACCGCATTGGTGCCCGACGCGCGGGTCGACGCCATGCCGCCGATCGTCGCATTGGCGCCGGGGTCGATCGGAAAGAACAGCCCCTGATCACGCAGGTGGACGTTCAGTTCCTCGCGCCGCACCCCCGGCTGGACCACACAGTCGAAATCCTCGGCGTTCACCGCGATCACTCTGTCCATCTGACTCATGTCGAGCGAGATGCCGCCGTTGACCGTCAGCGCATTGCCCTCGATCGACGTCCCCGCACCGAAAGGCACGATCGGAATGTCGGCGGCCGAGCAGAGATTCACCAGCGCGACGACATCTTCGGTCGAATGCGCAAAGACGACGGCGTCGGGCAGCACGGGAGCGAAATGAGACTCGCTCGATCCATGCTGCCCGAGCACCGCCTGGCCGCGCTGGAAACGGTCCCCAAACCGTTGCTCCAACGCCGCCACCAGACCGGCGGGGAGCGGCTTGCGTTCCCCCGAATGCGCCGTCCCCGCCACGGTCAGAACTTCAGGCTCGCGCGCACGCCATAACGGCGGCGGTCGCCCGTGATGCCAAGGTCCGAGGCCGGCAGGCCCGCGAGCGCCAGCGTCGTCTGTTCGATATAGGATTCGAAATATTTGGTGTTGAAGATGTTGTTCGCGAACAACGCCACCTCGACCGGGCCGGTGCGATACGCGATCGACGCGTTGGTCAGCCAATAGCTGTCCAGGAAGGTCGGTGTCGTCTGGTTGAGCGTCGCGGCAAGGCGCTTGCCCTTGCCGACCAGTCCCGCGCTCAGCGTCAGGTCGCTGTCACCCCCGGTCTCGATCCGATAGTCGCTCGAAAAGCTGGCGGTCCAGTCGGGCTGGAAGGTCAGCCGGTCGGACGACAGCACGCGGCCCGTGGTCGCAGTATAGGCCGATGCGTCGGTGATGCGCGCATGCATCCAGGTGAAGGCGCCGTGCAGCGTCCACGCCTTTACCGGGCGGACCATCGCTTCGAGTTCGACACCATAGCTTTCGACATCCCCGGTGTTGAGATCGACGGTGACAAGCCCGCCGCCGATCGCCGGGGCGATCGAGTTGAGGCCGATATAATCCTTATAATCGCTATAAAAGACGGTGCCCGACAGGCTCATTCCCGGCGCAGCATATTTGGCGCCGGCTTCATAAGTCCATGCCGAGTCGCCCTTATACGTTCGCGTCGGCGCGGTCGGGGCGTTGAAGCCGCCGCCGCGATAGCCGCGCGCGACCGAGACATAGGTCATCAGGTCGGGGGTCCATTTGCGGGTGATCGACAGCTTCGGCTGCCATTCGTCCGACTTGATCTTGGCGGTTGGGACGATGCCGCCCGCCGTCGCGGTGCCGAGTATGGTCGTCGTGGCGGAGACGACCGAGCCGTTCGCGGTCCGATCTTCGTGGTCGAAGCGCAGGCCCGCCGCAATTTCCCAGTCGATGTTCGGCTTAAAGAAAAGCGTGCCAAAGGCTGCATAAGTATCGCCGACATTCTTCACGGCCGTGGTGCGCAGGATCGAAACCGGCCCCAGCACAGGATGCGTCAGGCGGATCGTGTCCTGCCCGCGCGCGCGCACCATCTCGTTCGAATAAAAGACGCCGAACAAAGTCGAGAATTGGTCCGACCATTCGCTGTCGAGCCGCGATTCGAGCGTCATCGTGCGCAGGCTGTCGCGCGCGATCGTCCGCACCGTGTCGGTCGGCCCGAAATCCCCCTCTCCATCGGGGGTAAAGCCGTTGCGCATATCATATGCGCCGATGACGCTGAGTTTCGAACCGCCGCCAAGATCGGCCTCGGCGCGCGCGTTGATGCCGCGATATTTGTACGAAACGCGGTTGATCGTGTTGAACTGGACGTCGCGGCGATAGTCGGTCGGCCCGCTGACGCGCGAATAGGGCGTGTTCACCCCGTCGACCCAATCATAATAGCCTTTGACGGTCAGCGCGAAGCCGTCCGACGGGGTAATCCGCAGCGTCGCGTTGACCGAGTCGGTGTTGAACGGGTTGGCGTTGCCGCCGATCACGCTATTCCGAAGGAAGCCGTCCTGCTGGCGGTGCGCGGCGGCGACGCGCAGCGCGACCTTGTCGGTAACGATGGGGCCAGAGACCGATCCCGACACCATCCAGCTATCGTCGGGACCGGCATAGCTGCCGTTCGCCCGGACCTCGAAATCATTGCCCGGCTGGCGCGTGATCACATTGATCGCGCCCCCCATCGTATTCTTGCCGTACAATGTGCCCTGCGGCCCGCGCAGCACTTCGATGCGGTCGACGTCGAGCAGCGGGTTGTTCAAATAAGCGGTGTTCGGCTGATAGATGCCGTCGATGAACAGGCCGACGCCCGGCTGCACCGACTGGACGAGCGTCACCCCGACGCCGCGGATCGACACGAAGGCGCGGCCGGTGCCGTCGCTGTTGATATTGAGACCCGGCGAGAGAACCGCAGCTTCGCGTACCGAGTTGAACCCGCGCGCGGTCAGCGTGTCGCCGGTGATCGCGGTGACGGCGATCGGCACGTCGGCCAGCGTTTCGTCGCGCTTGCGTGCGGTGACGACGATGATGCCGTCATCTTCGGTTTCGGCGGCAGCGGGCGTGGCAGCGCTATCCTGCGCAAAAGCGGGCGCGGCGCCTAAGGTAGCGGCCAAAACAAGCGTCGAAACAGCGGCAAATCGGAACTTGGTCATCAGGCATCCCCAAAAACGGCGGTCTTGGCCGCCCGTGTAAACCTATATGACAGCTTTTAGACCTATATGAAAGGTCTGCTCATTGTGCTGATCCGCAGACTGGGTTTGCAGGAGCGCTGCGCGCGCTCATCGTCACCCCGGGCTTGACCCGGGGTCCCGCTGTTCGTCGTCGCCAAGCGGGACCGCGGGTCAAGCCCGGGGTGACGAGAATGGGCTAAGCTGAAAGCCGGCCGTTACCAGCAACTATATCCGCCGTCGGCCAGCACGATGCTGCCCGTCATCAAACTCGCCATGTCGGAGGCGAGGAAGAGGATCACCGACGCCACCTCCTCCGGCTCGCCGAGGCGACTTTGCGGGGTGCCATCGATCCAGCGGCGATACATCTCGCTCGTCTTGTCGGCAAAAGCGTTGAGCGGCGTAGCGATATAGGTCGGCGCAACCGCATTCACCCGCACGCCGCGGCCTGCCCATTCGGCGGCAAGGCTCTTGGTAAGCTGATGTACCGCGGCCTTGGACGCGTTGTAATAGCTTTGCGGCTGCGGCCGATTGACGATGAAGCCCGACATCGACCCCACATTGACGATGCTCCCCTGCCCCGCCGCGAGCATGTGGCGACCAAAGGCGCGCGCGCACCAGAAGCTGCCGTTGAGATTGACGTCGAGCACATTCAGCCAATGCTCGTCGGCAACCTCCTCGGCCGCCGTCTCGCTGCGCGCGATCCCGGCATTGTTGACGAGGATGTCGACCCGGCCGTCGCGCGCCAGCATCGCGGCGGCGGCGGCATCGACGGCCGTGCTGTCGGTGACGTCGAGCGCCTCTGCGAAGACGGCATAGCCCTTGGCAGCAAGATCGGCGACGGCGCGATCGAGCGCGGCGGTGTCCCTGTCGGCGATCGTCACCTTCGCCCCCGCTTCGGCCAGCGCCTCGGCGGTCGCGAGGCCGATGCCCTGCGCACCGCCCGTAACGAAGGCGGTGCGCCCATCGAGGCGCAGCTTGTCGAGATACATAGAGTCTACTCCGGAACGAAGGCGGCGGCGGGCATCACGGGTTCGTGCAGCGCCTCGCCGCGCGTCACCTGATACACCATGCGGTACCCGCCGAACTCGGGCCACGGCATCGCGCCCGTTCGGGCGAAACCGGCCCATAAGTCATGCACCCGGTCGGCGAGCGCCTGTGGCGGGTCCATTCCCGCCAGGCCTTGCGGGCCCGTGACGCTCGGCAGCGTCTTGAACACGAACGGCATCTCGATCCCATGGCATGCGCCGAGTTCGCCGTCGCACGCGGGCGAGCGCCAGTCGAACTCGTACATCCACGTCTGGCCCTGATGCGCCGCGGCATATTGTCGTGCCGGCCAGCGGAAGACGAGGTCGTTCATCGCGTCGGTCAGCGCCTCGCCCGGCCGCACGCCCGGTTGCTTGTAGCCATAGGCCTTCAGCACCGCTTTCGCCTCCGGATGCGACCGCCCGAGCAGCCAGCGTGCGAACAGCCCGCCGATCTTTTTCCGGACTCCCGTGGGCACGAAATAGAGGTTCATCTCATCGGCATTGGAGCCGATGACAATTTCCACATCGCTACCGGCACCTTTGCGCAGCGCGTCGATCGGCTTTTCGGGAAGCACATCGTCGCCATAGACCGGGATGAAGCGGCTGATCCCATAGACCGGCTCGCGCCCGTCTCCGTCGCGGAGGTCGACCGCCCACGGCTTGGCAACCTTGTCGATCGCGTCCATCGCGTCCTTGTCGGACACCGGTAGAAATCCGCTCGCGTCGGGCACGATACGCAGCACTTTCGCCAACTTCCGCACCAACCGCTGCGCCACCCCGATCTCGCGCACCATCGCCCCATGCCCGCTCTGAATGATCGCGCGCTGGAACAGCCCCTTCGCGAGCGGCGAAGTCACAAGATCGGCAATCGCCATCGCCCCCGCACTCTCGCCGAACACGGTGACCTTGGCGGGATCGCCGCCGAAAGCCGCGATATTGCGCTGAACCCATGCAAGCGCGAACAGCATGTCACGCAGGCCAAGGTTCGTTGGGACGCCGGGTACGGGCAGGAAGCCGTCGATCCCCATGCGATAATTGATCGCGACACATACGGCGCCCGATTCCGCAAACGCGGTGCCGTCA
This sequence is a window from Sphingopyxis sp. USTB-05. Protein-coding genes within it:
- a CDS encoding MFS transporter, producing MATHAEPLGAPAPRLTAPATLVPLLLLALVTTMGFTALGSFGTIQESAKAELALSDDALALIQGLGAAVPMVLFSIPIGILVDRRNRVRLTIGLALLWTLGTLLTAFAPSAGLLTAARMLVGIGSTGSLTAALSLCADFCAPEQRGRAMLIVNLGKALGVALGFALTGWLFGLLADFSAPGWLAGLAPWRGAHVLLAAISALCLLPLLFLREPARREVEASPDAPFRVVAAELWARRAFLGPLFAGQVAVVMADVAATVWVAPVLSRDFGLQPQQFASWVGALMFGTGVAGAVLGGLSADIGQRSRRRGGILLGAVIAAGIGVPAAMFPLMPSVTGLAVALGVMSLCGAVTGLVVSVALTVLLPNELRGLCIGAFIAIAGLIGFGLAPWVVTRVSALMGGETMLAEALALVGVIVSALSFFAFLLAMRRAPEPIR
- a CDS encoding FAD-binding oxidoreductase, which encodes MTVAGTAHSGERKPLPAGLVAALEQRFGDRFQRGQAVLGQHGSSESHFAPVLPDAVVFAHSTEDVVALVNLCSAADIPIVPFGAGTSIEGNALTVNGGISLDMSQMDRVIAVNAEDFDCVVQPGVRREELNVHLRDQGLFFPIDPGANATIGGMASTRASGTNAVRYGTMKDAVLSLEIVTPQGKVIRTARRARKSAAGYDLTRLYVGSEGTLGIITEVTLRLHPVPDTISAAVCSFDTLGGAVDTVVQSIQCAVPLARVEILDKKQMVAVNRWSKLDYPEAPTLFFEFHGSAANVAEQVETVKALAEANGGSAFSWSNLPEERTKLWRARHEAYYAAVNMRAGAIGWATDVCVPISRLAECIAQTHIDLDQSSVPATILGHVGDGNFHVIFSIDPDAPDEMAEVEAINARIVERALAMDGTCTGEHGIGIGKQEWLVAELGDAVEQMRMIKRALDPQNLLNPGKIFSL
- a CDS encoding TonB-dependent receptor, giving the protein MTKFRFAAVSTLVLAATLGAAPAFAQDSAATPAAAETEDDGIIVVTARKRDETLADVPIAVTAITGDTLTARGFNSVREAAVLSPGLNINSDGTGRAFVSIRGVGVTLVQSVQPGVGLFIDGIYQPNTAYLNNPLLDVDRIEVLRGPQGTLYGKNTMGGAINVITRQPGNDFEVRANGSYAGPDDSWMVSGSVSGPIVTDKVALRVAAAHRQQDGFLRNSVIGGNANPFNTDSVNATLRITPSDGFALTVKGYYDWVDGVNTPYSRVSGPTDYRRDVQFNTINRVSYKYRGINARAEADLGGGSKLSVIGAYDMRNGFTPDGEGDFGPTDTVRTIARDSLRTMTLESRLDSEWSDQFSTLFGVFYSNEMVRARGQDTIRLTHPVLGPVSILRTTAVKNVGDTYAAFGTLFFKPNIDWEIAAGLRFDHEDRTANGSVVSATTTILGTATAGGIVPTAKIKSDEWQPKLSITRKWTPDLMTYVSVARGYRGGGFNAPTAPTRTYKGDSAWTYEAGAKYAAPGMSLSGTVFYSDYKDYIGLNSIAPAIGGGLVTVDLNTGDVESYGVELEAMVRPVKAWTLHGAFTWMHARITDASAYTATTGRVLSSDRLTFQPDWTASFSSDYRIETGGDSDLTLSAGLVGKGKRLAATLNQTTPTFLDSYWLTNASIAYRTGPVEVALFANNIFNTKYFESYIEQTTLALAGLPASDLGITGDRRRYGVRASLKF
- a CDS encoding SDR family NAD(P)-dependent oxidoreductase translates to MYLDKLRLDGRTAFVTGGAQGIGLATAEALAEAGAKVTIADRDTAALDRAVADLAAKGYAVFAEALDVTDSTAVDAAAAAMLARDGRVDILVNNAGIARSETAAEEVADEHWLNVLDVNLNGSFWCARAFGRHMLAAGQGSIVNVGSMSGFIVNRPQPQSYYNASKAAVHQLTKSLAAEWAGRGVRVNAVAPTYIATPLNAFADKTSEMYRRWIDGTPQSRLGEPEEVASVILFLASDMASLMTGSIVLADGGYSCW
- a CDS encoding carboxylesterase/lipase family protein is translated as MTDERNSASIQVDGGSIRGRIRGSIAIFLGVPYAAPPKRFELPQPPQAWDGVRDMNDPGPAAPHRIRPFPMVDPTPLVGHGSDGSDGDYLRLNVWAPTDAKTAPVMVFIHGGGFVGGCKDAPVHDGTAFAESGAVCVAINYRMGIDGFLPVPGVPTNLGLRDMLFALAWVQRNIAAFGGDPAKVTVFGESAGAMAIADLVTSPLAKGLFQRAIIQSGHGAMVREIGVAQRLVRKLAKVLRIVPDASGFLPVSDKDAMDAIDKVAKPWAVDLRDGDGREPVYGISRFIPVYGDDVLPEKPIDALRKGAGSDVEIVIGSNADEMNLYFVPTGVRKKIGGLFARWLLGRSHPEAKAVLKAYGYKQPGVRPGEALTDAMNDLVFRWPARQYAAAHQGQTWMYEFDWRSPACDGELGACHGIEMPFVFKTLPSVTGPQGLAGMDPPQALADRVHDLWAGFARTGAMPWPEFGGYRMVYQVTRGEALHEPVMPAAAFVPE